In the Palaeococcus pacificus DY20341 genome, one interval contains:
- a CDS encoding TIGR00725 family protein, whose product MKQIAIAGSSDRNPLEKAAEKTREFARELARYKDDVVLLTGGREGIMRLASEEFSKLGGIVVGILPDRQEGNEFNKIRIKTGMDFVERSGVLVNSADVLVVLGGGVGTMIEALMAYNLGIPLVVLTDTAYESDELEGLAKDGYFDHKKIEKVYFTSDPREAAELALRLAKNKRS is encoded by the coding sequence ATGAAACAAATCGCTATAGCGGGCTCAAGCGATAGGAACCCTCTAGAAAAAGCGGCTGAAAAGACTAGAGAGTTTGCAAGGGAACTAGCGAGGTACAAAGACGATGTAGTTCTGCTGACCGGAGGAAGAGAGGGAATAATGCGCCTAGCTAGTGAGGAGTTTTCAAAGCTCGGAGGGATTGTTGTAGGCATTTTACCAGATAGGCAAGAAGGAAACGAGTTTAACAAAATACGCATAAAAACAGGGATGGACTTTGTCGAGAGGAGCGGCGTTTTGGTGAACTCAGCTGATGTCCTCGTTGTCCTAGGCGGGGGAGTTGGGACGATGATCGAGGCCTTGATGGCCTACAACCTCGGCATTCCTCTCGTTGTTCTAACGGATACGGCATATGAGAGCGATGAACTTGAGGGTTTAGCAAAAGATGGCTACTTCGACCACAAGAAAATAGAGAAGGTTTACTTCACGAGCGATCCAAGAGAAGCAGCTGAGCTGGCTTTAAGGCTCGCAAAAAATAAAAGGTCATAG
- a CDS encoding alkaline phosphatase family protein, with protein MGNKMNRKIVILGIDGLEYNLVREWNLKYITQKAYTKTNLSDFEVIVTPPIWASMITGERIPEIEEPFIKRHRFIAHKGKSSKVKVPWYVRLGSKILPLGIRRKIGEAIIKRVTGDPFLATHDYLLRTRKYKTIFDYFDKTWTNGIPSYGRNVSTPKVKTAMAEAVKGNLKPLVEYAMKTYEQDRRALFEALDKDYELIFWYTPFLDEISHFYIRKKLKLMNIYFDLNKLVKKVSEKLDETDVLYIISDHGMEPISEDPRGGDHSDHGFFSSNTGELIKKPQDLFKLVVSKSPRSNFNYP; from the coding sequence TTGGGAAATAAAATGAATAGAAAAATAGTCATACTAGGTATTGATGGCTTGGAGTATAACCTAGTAAGGGAGTGGAATCTTAAGTATATCACACAAAAGGCGTACACTAAAACCAATCTCTCTGATTTTGAGGTTATAGTAACCCCCCCTATTTGGGCATCTATGATTACTGGAGAAAGGATACCTGAGATAGAAGAACCATTCATAAAAAGACATAGATTCATTGCTCACAAAGGCAAGTCCAGCAAAGTAAAAGTTCCATGGTATGTAAGACTGGGTTCAAAGATATTGCCATTAGGAATAAGGAGAAAAATAGGAGAAGCAATAATAAAGAGAGTGACTGGAGACCCATTTTTAGCTACCCACGACTACCTGCTAAGAACACGGAAGTATAAGACAATTTTTGACTACTTTGATAAGACCTGGACAAACGGGATCCCATCCTATGGAAGAAACGTCTCGACGCCTAAAGTCAAAACAGCTATGGCAGAGGCCGTGAAGGGAAACCTAAAGCCTCTTGTAGAATATGCAATGAAGACTTATGAACAGGATAGAAGAGCTCTCTTTGAGGCACTTGATAAAGATTATGAATTAATATTCTGGTACACTCCATTCCTCGATGAGATTTCTCATTTTTACATTAGAAAAAAGCTAAAGCTTATGAATATTTACTTTGATTTGAACAAACTTGTTAAGAAAGTCTCTGAGAAACTTGATGAAACCGATGTGCTCTACATAATCTCAGATCACGGAATGGAACCAATTTCAGAAGATCCACGAGGTGGCGATCATTCAGATCATGGATTTTTCAGTAGTAATACTGGTGAACTTATCAAGAAGCCTCAAGATCTCTTTAAATTAGTTGTTAGTAAATCTCCAAGATCAAATTTTAACTATCCGTAG
- a CDS encoding glycosyltransferase family 2 protein, whose amino-acid sequence MSYLNDISVIIKTFNRPDKLESVLGSLVGKGFGEIIVADDGEQNPLKDFIYKKFENSLPLKVLKLPYDSGLAFGRNEAVRASKSKYLLVIDDDMTVNNVEVLKRVLEREKHLGGVAGCLIEKGRYRCFACNLRIKDRYLIKYDPPLKPKFSEDVGYLEFDLVPNAILVRRKVLNDYSWDPTYKIGFEHLDFYLAHKRLGRWRFAIVPSVFFFHFPGGGREYLSMYRFNKKRISQSKQYFLRKWNLKGVVSMEYGLSYPSLKRLMLIRLKQKLPLNLASLLP is encoded by the coding sequence ATGAGTTATCTTAACGATATAAGTGTGATTATAAAAACATTTAACCGGCCGGACAAATTAGAGTCAGTCTTAGGTTCATTAGTTGGAAAAGGATTTGGAGAGATTATCGTTGCAGATGACGGTGAGCAGAATCCCTTGAAAGACTTCATTTACAAAAAATTTGAGAATAGCCTTCCTTTGAAAGTTCTTAAGCTTCCCTATGATTCCGGTTTAGCTTTTGGAAGAAATGAGGCTGTAAGGGCCTCTAAATCTAAATATCTATTGGTAATTGACGATGATATGACAGTTAACAATGTGGAAGTTTTAAAAAGAGTTCTTGAAAGGGAAAAACATTTAGGTGGTGTTGCGGGGTGTTTAATAGAGAAGGGGAGATATAGGTGTTTTGCATGTAATTTAAGGATTAAGGATAGATATTTGATAAAATACGATCCCCCTCTTAAGCCTAAGTTTTCAGAAGATGTTGGATATTTAGAGTTTGATCTAGTTCCCAATGCAATTCTGGTAAGGAGAAAAGTCCTAAACGACTATTCATGGGATCCAACTTATAAAATCGGGTTTGAGCATCTTGATTTTTATTTAGCCCATAAAAGGCTTGGAAGGTGGAGATTTGCTATCGTGCCCTCTGTTTTCTTTTTCCATTTTCCAGGAGGGGGCAGAGAGTATCTGAGCATGTATAGGTTCAACAAAAAGAGAATATCTCAGTCCAAACAATATTTCTTGAGGAAGTGGAATTTAAAAGGAGTTGTCTCTATGGAGTACGGATTAAGCTATCCTTCATTAAAGCGACTGATGTTAATCAGGTTAAAACAAAAGTTGCCATTAAATCTAGCAAGTTTATTGCCATAA
- a CDS encoding glycosyltransferase family 2 protein, with protein sequence MEIIMRSMKTKKYILVTPAKNEEETLPLLAKSVINQSIRPSLWVIVNDNSTDNTKTIIDNLSKKHSWIISHELKDEVFEYDPTYRYSVVVREGFKIARKIAREAGFPYGFIGLVDADFILERKFFEKVLNEFRRDPQLGITSGGVYILRGKKLVWERTNPKFARGSPRVFRRECFNDIGGYKKFYAPDVLSNYMARIKGWKVKQIVNAIAVQMRPTQERYGYYKSSIKRGYVNYYLGTPTLSVLLWVLYMGILDNPIKASGFLKGYLEKLEKKENRVDNKWILELVKKDMSVTSNIQKILRIVKI encoded by the coding sequence GTGGAGATAATAATGAGAAGCATGAAAACTAAGAAATACATCTTAGTAACCCCAGCAAAAAATGAAGAAGAAACATTACCCCTACTTGCTAAAAGTGTTATTAACCAAAGCATTAGGCCAAGCTTGTGGGTTATTGTGAATGATAACAGCACTGACAATACTAAAACGATTATTGATAATCTTTCAAAAAAACACAGCTGGATTATAAGTCATGAGCTTAAGGATGAAGTTTTTGAGTATGATCCCACATATAGGTATTCTGTCGTTGTTAGAGAGGGATTTAAAATTGCTAGAAAAATTGCACGTGAAGCAGGGTTTCCTTATGGATTTATTGGACTTGTAGATGCGGATTTTATTTTAGAACGAAAATTTTTTGAAAAAGTTTTAAATGAATTTAGAAGAGATCCCCAATTAGGTATTACCAGTGGAGGGGTTTATATATTACGTGGAAAGAAATTAGTTTGGGAACGTACTAACCCAAAATTTGCCAGAGGAAGCCCACGTGTTTTCAGAAGAGAGTGCTTTAATGATATTGGAGGATATAAAAAATTCTATGCTCCAGATGTTCTTTCGAATTATATGGCTAGAATAAAAGGCTGGAAGGTGAAGCAAATTGTTAATGCCATTGCAGTTCAAATGAGGCCAACACAAGAGAGATATGGGTATTATAAGTCATCCATAAAACGGGGATATGTTAATTATTATTTGGGAACACCTACATTATCAGTTTTGTTATGGGTTCTGTATATGGGAATACTCGATAATCCAATAAAAGCTTCCGGGTTTCTCAAGGGATATCTGGAGAAATTGGAGAAAAAAGAGAATAGAGTTGATAACAAGTGGATATTGGAGCTTGTAAAAAAAGATATGAGTGTAACAAGTAATATCCAGAAAATACTACGGATAGTTAAAATTTGA
- a CDS encoding RAD55 family ATPase produces MQILSTGIEKLDNALGGGLLEDSVTLIVYDTYSLGWGLAIKILENRIKNGDFGVIINSVLPLSSLATELGMTGFNIYKCAESGDLGIIDIFASVNKITYPYPFIYSAEEMDVSTFLPKYANLYRRMLKERIKDRRPVGVTITMDGSAFLFGEDQVIKILQRNLTLKETARMTETRKRPLNIMLLNRDRVSRKFISWIALYSQYIIEFQSSEGSETEKMVVRKSPLPNFDPQAYEFRLRGGSIRIL; encoded by the coding sequence ATGCAAATTCTAAGCACAGGGATTGAAAAGTTAGATAATGCATTAGGTGGGGGCCTTTTAGAGGACAGCGTTACTCTGATAGTCTATGATACATATTCTCTTGGATGGGGCTTGGCAATTAAAATTCTGGAAAATAGAATCAAGAATGGAGATTTTGGCGTGATCATAAATTCAGTTCTTCCTCTCTCTTCACTTGCCACGGAACTAGGGATGACAGGATTTAACATATATAAATGCGCTGAAAGCGGAGATCTAGGTATAATAGATATATTTGCCTCGGTTAATAAAATAACATATCCCTATCCCTTTATCTACTCTGCTGAAGAGATGGATGTTTCAACTTTTCTCCCCAAGTATGCGAATTTATACAGAAGAATGCTTAAGGAACGCATAAAAGACAGACGGCCAGTGGGTGTTACTATAACAATGGATGGGTCTGCGTTTTTATTTGGAGAAGATCAGGTGATAAAGATTCTGCAAAGAAATTTAACGCTAAAAGAAACTGCACGAATGACTGAAACTAGAAAAAGACCACTAAATATTATGCTTCTAAATAGAGATAGAGTTTCAAGGAAATTTATTTCTTGGATTGCGCTCTATAGCCAATATATCATAGAGTTCCAGTCATCTGAAGGCTCTGAAACAGAAAAGATGGTTGTAAGGAAGTCTCCCCTGCCAAATTTTGATCCCCAAGCCTATGAATTTAGACTGCGGGGAGGAAGTATAAGGATACTATGA
- the tpiA gene encoding triose-phosphate isomerase translates to MKLKEPIIAINFKTYIQATGEGALRIAKAAEKVWKETGITFVVAPQLADLYRVAQEVEIPVFAQHIDPITPGSHTGHVLPEAVKEAGAVGTLLNHSENRMILANLEASIARAKELGLMTMVCTNNPKVSAAAAALEPDYVAVEPPELIGTGIPVSKAQPEVVTNTVELVKKVNPSVGVLTGAGISTGEDVKKALELGSVGVLLASGVTKAKDPEKAIWDLVSLIV, encoded by the coding sequence ATGAAGCTGAAAGAGCCGATTATAGCGATTAACTTTAAGACCTACATCCAGGCAACTGGAGAAGGCGCTTTGAGAATAGCTAAGGCCGCTGAGAAAGTGTGGAAGGAGACGGGAATTACATTCGTCGTTGCTCCTCAATTGGCCGACCTTTATAGGGTTGCTCAAGAGGTTGAAATTCCTGTTTTTGCTCAGCACATTGACCCAATAACGCCCGGAAGTCATACGGGTCATGTTTTGCCGGAGGCGGTTAAGGAAGCTGGTGCCGTTGGAACGCTCTTGAATCACTCCGAAAACAGGATGATTTTAGCGAATCTTGAGGCATCAATCGCTAGAGCTAAGGAGCTCGGCTTAATGACGATGGTGTGCACGAACAATCCAAAGGTTAGCGCTGCTGCCGCTGCTCTTGAGCCCGACTATGTCGCGGTTGAGCCCCCAGAGCTCATAGGAACGGGAATTCCTGTTAGTAAAGCTCAACCAGAGGTAGTCACAAACACAGTGGAGCTCGTTAAGAAGGTCAACCCAAGCGTAGGTGTTCTCACGGGCGCGGGCATCTCAACGGGCGAAGATGTTAAGAAGGCTTTGGAATTGGGAAGCGTTGGAGTCCTTTTAGCTTCGGGCGTTACGAAGGCAAAAGACCCAGAGAAAGCTATTTGGGACTTGGTTTCCCTTATTGTTTGA
- a CDS encoding site-2 protease family protein → MNFNLIIAITAIIGFWVVMYALFGRKSEGIELEEEGLQVDLFVAMWRTKKLLNFINNLARKWRKFWKAYATIGIVIGFVGMAFVFYMLFKTAMNTLSTKAPSAGVQLVIPGVTIPLWYGLIGLVVVMVVHELSHGVVARAEKLRLKSVGLVLFAVIPGAFVEPDEDELKKAPLLSRLRVYAAGSMANIVVALLAIVLLNYALMPVLAPSGVEITNLDSSGPAKDFLMKGDIIIGINGEQIKTIEDFLNFMNKTAPGETIELEILRNGEVKHFQITLGEHPEKEGKGYLGIYPAQSLKSKIGFDSVVLPLAFSLYWIYLLNWGIGLMNLFPLIPLDGGRMLDDLLKEYLPEKVAKPISYAFIGIGLFLLMVNLFPALKGLIG, encoded by the coding sequence ATGAACTTTAATCTAATCATCGCAATCACGGCAATCATCGGCTTTTGGGTCGTGATGTACGCGTTATTTGGGAGAAAATCCGAAGGGATAGAACTTGAGGAAGAAGGACTTCAAGTGGACTTATTCGTAGCAATGTGGAGGACTAAGAAGCTGTTAAACTTTATAAACAACCTCGCGAGAAAGTGGAGGAAGTTCTGGAAGGCATATGCAACAATTGGAATTGTTATAGGATTTGTTGGGATGGCATTCGTCTTTTATATGCTCTTTAAAACCGCTATGAACACTTTAAGCACAAAAGCTCCAAGCGCTGGAGTTCAACTGGTAATTCCTGGAGTTACAATCCCTCTTTGGTATGGTTTAATAGGATTGGTAGTCGTTATGGTCGTTCACGAGCTCAGCCACGGCGTCGTCGCAAGAGCGGAAAAGCTCAGGTTAAAATCCGTCGGACTGGTTCTCTTTGCAGTGATTCCAGGAGCATTTGTTGAGCCCGATGAAGACGAGCTTAAAAAAGCTCCTCTCCTGAGCCGTCTTAGAGTCTACGCCGCGGGCTCAATGGCAAACATAGTAGTAGCACTCTTAGCAATCGTCCTCTTGAACTATGCCCTAATGCCCGTTTTAGCACCGAGTGGAGTTGAAATCACAAACTTGGACTCAAGCGGCCCAGCAAAGGACTTTTTGATGAAAGGAGACATAATAATCGGCATAAATGGCGAGCAGATAAAAACAATAGAGGACTTTCTAAACTTTATGAACAAAACAGCACCCGGAGAAACAATAGAGCTGGAGATTTTGAGGAATGGAGAGGTTAAGCACTTCCAGATAACGCTTGGGGAGCATCCAGAAAAAGAAGGTAAAGGCTACTTGGGCATATATCCCGCTCAAAGCTTGAAGTCAAAGATAGGCTTTGACAGCGTTGTTCTTCCTTTGGCGTTCTCGCTCTACTGGATATATCTCCTAAACTGGGGCATTGGGTTGATGAACCTTTTCCCACTAATCCCTCTCGATGGAGGGCGAATGCTGGACGATTTGCTTAAAGAGTACCTCCCAGAGAAAGTCGCAAAGCCAATAAGCTATGCATTCATAGGCATAGGACTCTTCCTGCTTATGGTGAACCTCTTCCCCGCTTTAAAAGGCCTCATCGGGTGA
- the gor gene encoding glyceraldehyde-3-phosphate:ferredoxin oxidoreductase, giving the protein MKFNVLKLNVERGEVRSEEFEKEGVYGIIDYALHLHDEVYKTYELDPYDPNNVTVFGKGPFAGSPLPGAHRLMFVFRSPLWGGIFPSAMGGAAYQFQRVGVDFVVIEGKAEKPTVVILKNDGENISVELHQIEEEKLIEIWRGYKGEEGVYALTQYLIDNLGHKFDGMEYRIACVGPSALNSNFGAIFSQTLRKGKRLEGSEDWAARGGSGSVLFRAHNVVAIMFGGKVKKSFPNEDISNIKIAKEIVEGVHKKPMLDVINEKTVKYKYNPKLKTGGTFGGNYPAEGDFVPILNWQMPYIPKEERIKIHENIIKHYWEPFNKEAIETKNWTTCGEPCPVLCKKHRRGHHVEYEPYEANGPLSGSISLRASDISVHAVDAMGFDAIEFGGLASWVLELVYRDLLKPEEVGLSDKPDFDKEALLLRPVEASEKNAKLVAELAHRVAFAETEIAKILGLGKRKASKILDEYFKDRLNYGESFKDYAVFTPIGEDGEITPTMYWAIGNYIPYPIQGRYWTFYQFGVFLEPEELAQKSLGSALKEFWYDNIGWCRFHRGWMGAVLKPLFMEAYGENVDLDAHARKMLRKIVNYAKKAGYEPVFWDSMRVIDLVAKGAEEFGNEKWAKRFEEDKVGTAKEYLRRVLQAYGNALGVDWSI; this is encoded by the coding sequence ATGAAGTTCAACGTTCTCAAACTTAACGTTGAGAGAGGTGAAGTTAGGAGCGAAGAGTTCGAGAAGGAAGGCGTTTACGGCATCATCGATTATGCTCTGCACCTTCACGATGAAGTTTACAAAACTTACGAGCTCGATCCTTACGATCCTAACAATGTAACCGTTTTTGGAAAAGGTCCTTTTGCAGGCTCCCCCCTTCCAGGTGCCCATAGATTAATGTTCGTTTTTAGATCTCCCTTGTGGGGAGGAATTTTTCCCTCAGCTATGGGCGGTGCCGCTTACCAGTTCCAAAGAGTCGGCGTTGACTTTGTGGTCATTGAAGGAAAGGCGGAGAAGCCAACGGTCGTTATTTTAAAGAACGATGGCGAAAATATAAGCGTTGAGCTCCATCAGATCGAAGAGGAAAAGCTCATTGAAATTTGGCGCGGATATAAAGGTGAAGAAGGAGTTTATGCCCTCACCCAGTACCTCATCGACAACCTTGGGCACAAGTTTGATGGTATGGAGTACAGGATAGCTTGTGTTGGTCCTTCCGCACTCAACTCAAACTTCGGTGCTATATTCTCTCAAACCCTTAGAAAGGGCAAGCGCTTGGAGGGAAGCGAGGACTGGGCGGCAAGAGGAGGAAGCGGAAGTGTTTTGTTTAGGGCACACAACGTTGTAGCGATAATGTTCGGTGGAAAAGTGAAGAAGAGCTTCCCCAATGAGGACATAAGCAACATTAAGATAGCGAAGGAGATAGTTGAAGGAGTTCACAAGAAGCCTATGCTTGATGTAATAAACGAGAAGACGGTTAAGTATAAGTACAATCCCAAGCTCAAAACCGGTGGAACCTTTGGAGGGAACTATCCCGCTGAAGGAGACTTCGTTCCGATTCTAAACTGGCAGATGCCGTACATTCCAAAGGAAGAGCGCATTAAGATTCATGAGAATATAATAAAGCACTACTGGGAGCCTTTCAATAAGGAAGCTATAGAGACGAAGAATTGGACTACTTGTGGAGAGCCATGCCCGGTTTTATGTAAGAAGCACAGGAGAGGTCACCATGTTGAATACGAGCCCTATGAAGCCAACGGCCCACTGAGTGGAAGTATAAGCCTCAGGGCGAGCGATATAAGCGTTCATGCTGTAGATGCGATGGGCTTCGATGCGATAGAGTTTGGAGGTTTGGCTTCTTGGGTTCTCGAACTCGTTTATAGGGATTTGTTAAAGCCTGAGGAAGTTGGGCTAAGCGATAAGCCTGACTTTGATAAAGAGGCATTGCTGTTGAGGCCTGTTGAGGCGAGTGAGAAGAACGCCAAGCTTGTTGCGGAGTTAGCTCATAGAGTTGCTTTTGCTGAGACCGAAATAGCCAAAATCCTCGGTTTAGGAAAGAGGAAAGCCAGCAAAATCTTGGATGAGTACTTTAAAGATCGCTTAAACTACGGCGAGAGCTTTAAGGACTACGCTGTCTTCACGCCCATAGGTGAGGATGGAGAAATCACGCCTACGATGTACTGGGCCATTGGAAACTACATCCCCTATCCAATCCAAGGGCGCTACTGGACGTTCTACCAATTTGGTGTTTTCCTTGAGCCGGAAGAGCTTGCACAAAAGAGCCTTGGGAGTGCATTAAAGGAGTTCTGGTACGACAACATTGGCTGGTGCCGCTTCCATAGGGGATGGATGGGCGCTGTATTAAAGCCCCTCTTCATGGAGGCCTACGGTGAAAATGTGGATTTAGATGCTCACGCTAGAAAGATGCTTAGAAAGATTGTGAACTACGCCAAAAAAGCTGGCTATGAGCCTGTCTTCTGGGACTCAATGCGCGTTATAGACTTAGTTGCTAAAGGCGCGGAGGAGTTTGGAAACGAGAAGTGGGCTAAGCGCTTCGAAGAGGACAAAGTCGGAACTGCCAAGGAGTATCTTAGGAGAGTGCTCCAAGCTTACGGCAATGCTCTCGGTGTTGACTGGAGCATTTGA
- a CDS encoding TIGR00269 family protein — protein MKCSKCGRDAVYHAKYEGRYYCHKHFNELVESKVKQTVRKYHLIERGERIAVGVSGGKDSVVLLHLLAKLRKKLPFELVAITIDEGIAGYRPPSVEVAKRNAEILGIEHRIYSFKEYFGFSLDETVEIMGSFERGERVGACSYCGVWRRWLLNYAALDVGADKLAVGHNLDDEAQVFLMNIMRGDIARLGRTGPYYEVIHEGLVPRIKPLREVPEKEIVLYTLLNDIEVDLEECPYAVEAFRAEIRDWVNDMEEKHPGTKYQILRSYDKMYPLLAKAYAKRDLGRCKICGQPTNGEICKACQFKLKVQEKAKEKGLTFRVE, from the coding sequence ATGAAGTGCAGTAAGTGTGGAAGAGACGCTGTATATCATGCCAAATATGAGGGAAGATATTACTGTCACAAGCACTTTAACGAATTAGTGGAGAGCAAAGTAAAGCAGACTGTGAGGAAATACCACCTCATTGAGCGAGGCGAGAGGATAGCCGTTGGCGTAAGTGGGGGTAAGGACAGCGTTGTTTTGCTTCACCTCTTGGCGAAGCTCAGAAAGAAGCTCCCCTTCGAGCTCGTGGCGATAACGATAGACGAGGGGATAGCAGGTTACAGGCCGCCGAGTGTTGAAGTTGCAAAGAGGAACGCGGAAATACTCGGGATAGAGCACCGTATATACTCCTTTAAGGAATATTTCGGCTTTTCTTTAGATGAGACCGTTGAGATAATGGGGAGCTTTGAGAGAGGCGAAAGGGTTGGAGCATGTTCTTACTGCGGTGTGTGGAGGCGCTGGCTGTTAAACTACGCGGCTTTGGATGTTGGAGCCGATAAATTGGCCGTTGGCCACAATTTGGACGATGAAGCTCAAGTGTTCCTCATGAACATAATGCGCGGCGATATAGCCCGATTGGGAAGAACGGGCCCCTACTATGAGGTAATCCACGAAGGCCTCGTCCCAAGGATAAAGCCCCTAAGGGAAGTTCCGGAGAAGGAGATTGTCCTTTATACGCTGCTCAACGACATCGAAGTGGATTTAGAGGAGTGCCCCTATGCTGTCGAGGCCTTCAGGGCTGAGATTAGAGATTGGGTAAATGATATGGAAGAGAAGCATCCGGGAACGAAGTACCAAATCCTAAGGAGCTACGACAAGATGTATCCCCTCTTAGCGAAAGCCTATGCAAAGCGCGATTTGGGAAGATGTAAGATATGCGGCCAGCCCACAAACGGCGAGATATGCAAGGCATGCCAGTTCAAGCTCAAAGTCCAAGAAAAAGCAAAAGAAAAGGGCCTGACGTTTAGGGTTGAGTGA
- a CDS encoding glycosyltransferase family 4 protein — protein MKTNITVVMFSQVFPPEKGGNASRIGDLYKYLTKFGVKVIVVSAVETYPFGTFPRESRLIKKEGDIIRLFTYQPIKKDASSIERVLYYTIFPVLANIWLVFNRKHSDVILITSPPPQMYVVALIGKLLRKKVIVDIRDLFLDVSVSLGFIKRGSIVERVFRFLESKALQTANAVTLVTPKIRRQLVEEYGIDPTKCYVVPNGVDLETFKCEKSKRKPQMVYTGYFGHAQDFDTFLEGYALVEEKDRIPLILAGSGENLKETLKKAEKLGLSKWVSYIGMLSRKEVVNLLCSSTIGVAPIKADESLKYAIPSKIYEYLACGLPFIGVGVGEIERIAEESKVGCVGRTPEEIAECIRKLLNSNFEKLRVQALRYVKRFSRESSAKRFIKVLQKVHGGDNNEKHEN, from the coding sequence ATGAAAACGAACATAACTGTAGTAATGTTTTCCCAAGTATTTCCTCCGGAAAAAGGAGGCAATGCATCAAGAATAGGGGATTTGTACAAGTATCTAACCAAATTTGGAGTCAAAGTTATTGTTGTTTCTGCAGTTGAAACTTATCCCTTTGGAACATTTCCCCGGGAATCTAGGCTAATTAAAAAAGAGGGGGATATTATTCGGTTGTTTACATATCAACCGATTAAAAAAGATGCTTCAAGCATTGAGAGAGTTTTGTATTACACTATTTTTCCAGTTTTGGCAAACATATGGCTGGTTTTCAATAGAAAACATTCAGATGTGATCTTGATCACTTCACCACCACCTCAAATGTACGTGGTTGCTCTTATTGGTAAACTCCTAAGAAAAAAAGTTATAGTAGATATTAGAGATCTATTTTTGGATGTCAGTGTTAGTCTCGGCTTTATAAAAAGGGGGAGTATTGTTGAGAGAGTTTTTAGGTTTCTGGAGTCCAAAGCCCTTCAAACCGCTAATGCTGTAACCCTTGTTACCCCCAAGATAAGACGTCAACTGGTTGAGGAATATGGAATAGACCCCACCAAATGTTATGTTGTTCCGAATGGCGTTGATCTAGAAACATTCAAATGCGAAAAATCTAAAAGAAAACCCCAAATGGTCTATACTGGCTATTTTGGACATGCTCAGGATTTCGACACGTTTTTAGAAGGCTATGCTCTAGTTGAGGAAAAAGATAGAATACCCTTGATCCTTGCAGGGAGTGGGGAAAACCTCAAAGAAACTCTAAAAAAGGCTGAAAAACTTGGTTTGTCCAAGTGGGTAAGCTACATCGGAATGCTTTCAAGAAAGGAAGTCGTCAATCTTCTCTGCTCTTCCACCATTGGTGTGGCCCCAATAAAAGCCGATGAGAGCTTAAAATATGCAATACCCTCAAAAATCTATGAGTATTTAGCATGCGGTTTGCCATTCATAGGAGTAGGTGTTGGAGAGATAGAGAGGATTGCAGAGGAAAGCAAGGTTGGATGCGTAGGGAGAACTCCAGAAGAAATCGCTGAGTGTATTAGGAAACTTTTAAACTCAAATTTTGAAAAGCTGAGGGTTCAAGCTCTCAGATATGTTAAGAGATTCAGCAGAGAAAGCTCCGCTAAAAGATTTATAAAAGTCTTACAGAAAGTTCACGGTGGAGATAATAATGAGAAGCATGAAAACTAA